A stretch of Bacillota bacterium DNA encodes these proteins:
- a CDS encoding ABC transporter permease — MLTYLLRRVLYSIPLLIMVSIIGFLVIQLPPGDFLTIRITELEARGDYSARLYIDQLKARYGLDKPIWLQYWIWISNFVRGDFGYSFRYERPVSELVGERIALTVTLSVVTMIFTWVIALAIGIYSATHQYSIGDRIFTFLGFIGLSIPGFLLALILMFVAVFYFDQSVGGLFSPKYVDAPWNLAKILDMLKHIWIPVIIIGMSGTAGLIRVMRGNLLDILGQQYILTARAKGLKERIVVFKHAVRVAINPLISMAGMSLPGIISGETLTSIVLNLPTTGPLFLTALQTQDMFLAGTFLMFLAMMLVLGNLLADFALAWADPRIRYD, encoded by the coding sequence ATGCTTACTTACCTTTTGCGGCGCGTCCTTTATTCCATCCCGCTTCTGATCATGGTTTCGATCATAGGGTTTCTTGTAATACAGCTTCCGCCCGGCGATTTCCTTACCATAAGGATAACAGAACTGGAGGCGCGGGGTGACTATAGCGCCCGGCTGTACATAGACCAGCTCAAGGCCCGCTACGGTCTTGACAAGCCTATATGGCTACAATACTGGATCTGGATCAGCAACTTCGTTAGAGGAGACTTTGGTTATTCCTTCAGATACGAACGGCCTGTAAGTGAACTTGTTGGCGAGCGCATAGCCCTGACGGTGACGCTGTCAGTTGTCACCATGATCTTCACATGGGTCATAGCCCTTGCCATCGGCATCTACTCAGCAACCCACCAGTATTCTATCGGCGACCGCATCTTTACATTCCTGGGGTTTATAGGCCTCTCAATCCCTGGGTTTCTCCTGGCCCTTATACTCATGTTCGTGGCGGTCTTCTATTTCGATCAATCTGTGGGTGGGCTTTTCTCGCCCAAATACGTGGACGCCCCCTGGAATTTGGCAAAAATCCTGGATATGCTAAAGCATATATGGATCCCCGTGATCATCATAGGGATGTCAGGCACAGCCGGACTCATTCGTGTCATGCGGGGGAATCTTCTCGATATACTAGGGCAGCAATATATCCTCACTGCGCGGGCCAAGGGGCTAAAGGAACGTATCGTGGTGTTCAAGCATGCTGTAAGGGTCGCCATCAATCCTCTGATCAGCATGGCGGGGATGTCCCTCCCGGGGATCATTTCCGGCGAGACCCTGACCTCCATCGTCCTGAATCTTCCAACTACAGGTCCCCTATTCCTTACCGCTCTCCAGACCCAGGACATGTTCCTGGCTGGGACATTTCTGATGTTCCTGGCCATGATGCTGGTTCTTGGAAACCTTCTCGCTGACTTTGCCCTTGCCTGGGCGGATCCTCGTATCCGCTATGACTAG
- a CDS encoding ABC transporter substrate-binding protein, whose amino-acid sequence MKPHIKLCFIGILALSIILLGTTAGLAYNEAPMLSKLVKEGKLPPVEKRLPVKEDIMVVTPVEEIGQYGGTWRAVHWDPGMGNLKMIMYDPPVRWNRDYTAYVPGLAKKWEFSKDGKTITFYFRKGVKWSDGHPFTTEDLKFWWEDLALNEDYQVIRPPWWAYKNGKLMKVNFIDDYTVSFTFDAPNWNVPYVLASGFWEWEPLMKPKHYLKQFHPKYNPKIKDWKTFQDKDQWWQNPEYPTLFAWHCVKYVPGERVIFERNPYYWKVDTKGNQLPYIDRIESVEVTDPEVRLLQVLKGDYTATFRGVDNPRNIPVLLERQEAGGYRVILWQNGAGGWPGILVNQNYVGDKWMRDLLRNQKFRAALSLAIDRNRVNEVIWNGMATPRQGTISKESWHFRSPEGQKVYKEWANNYAKYDPKEANRLLDSIGLTKRDAQGFRTRPDGSKLELVLDITGWGIAEINAETGALVKNFWEAVGLRTVLNAVQGTPEEGQRQTQSTYQFRFAHCAEMDLWTYPDWVFPVRDSRAWPKVGRWYMTGGEEGEAPEPGSPEEKLIKLYEKGIEEPNVEKRHRYVWDAIKIHITDGPFYIGITGDLPQPVIVKKNFRNVPDFGILGPWAVGGPGNTNPEQYFIKQ is encoded by the coding sequence GTGAAGCCACATATCAAACTGTGTTTCATCGGCATTTTGGCCCTTTCGATCATTCTCCTGGGGACCACCGCAGGGCTCGCCTACAATGAAGCTCCTATGCTTTCCAAGTTAGTCAAAGAAGGTAAACTTCCACCTGTGGAAAAGCGGCTGCCCGTAAAGGAAGACATCATGGTCGTCACGCCCGTAGAAGAAATAGGACAATACGGTGGCACATGGCGGGCTGTACACTGGGATCCCGGTATGGGCAATCTAAAGATGATAATGTACGACCCACCAGTACGATGGAATAGAGATTATACAGCCTACGTGCCCGGACTTGCAAAAAAATGGGAATTTTCAAAGGACGGGAAAACTATAACCTTTTACTTCCGAAAAGGAGTTAAATGGTCAGATGGTCATCCATTTACAACAGAGGATCTCAAGTTTTGGTGGGAGGATCTCGCCCTCAACGAGGACTATCAGGTAATCCGTCCTCCATGGTGGGCATATAAGAATGGCAAACTCATGAAGGTAAATTTCATTGATGATTACACAGTCTCGTTCACCTTCGACGCCCCCAACTGGAACGTCCCTTACGTCCTTGCATCGGGATTCTGGGAATGGGAGCCGCTAATGAAACCCAAGCATTATCTAAAGCAGTTCCATCCCAAATACAACCCCAAAATAAAAGACTGGAAGACTTTCCAGGATAAGGACCAGTGGTGGCAGAATCCTGAATATCCTACACTCTTTGCCTGGCATTGCGTGAAGTATGTCCCTGGCGAGAGGGTAATCTTTGAAAGGAATCCCTATTATTGGAAAGTAGATACAAAGGGTAACCAGTTGCCTTATATAGACCGGATCGAAAGTGTTGAAGTAACAGATCCCGAAGTTCGGCTCTTGCAAGTGCTGAAGGGCGATTATACCGCTACCTTCCGCGGCGTTGATAATCCGCGAAATATTCCAGTATTGCTCGAGCGTCAGGAGGCCGGAGGCTATCGCGTGATCCTATGGCAGAATGGCGCCGGTGGATGGCCAGGCATCTTAGTAAACCAGAACTATGTAGGGGATAAGTGGATGCGGGACCTTCTGCGAAATCAGAAATTCAGAGCGGCTCTATCGCTTGCGATCGACAGAAATCGTGTCAACGAAGTCATATGGAACGGCATGGCCACACCGCGCCAGGGCACCATCAGTAAGGAATCTTGGCACTTCCGGAGCCCGGAGGGACAAAAGGTCTACAAAGAATGGGCTAATAACTATGCCAAATATGATCCCAAAGAGGCAAATCGTCTTCTCGATTCAATAGGGCTTACCAAGCGAGATGCCCAGGGATTCCGGACAAGACCCGACGGAAGTAAACTCGAGCTTGTCCTGGACATCACCGGATGGGGTATCGCTGAGATAAATGCTGAGACCGGCGCCCTTGTAAAGAATTTCTGGGAGGCAGTCGGTCTCAGGACCGTTCTGAACGCCGTCCAGGGGACGCCGGAAGAAGGACAGAGGCAAACCCAGAGCACATACCAATTCCGCTTTGCCCACTGTGCAGAGATGGACCTCTGGACATATCCAGACTGGGTGTTCCCGGTACGTGACAGCCGCGCATGGCCAAAGGTAGGCAGGTGGTACATGACCGGTGGTGAAGAAGGCGAAGCGCCTGAACCAGGAAGCCCGGAAGAGAAGCTCATCAAGCTTTATGAAAAAGGCATCGAAGAGCCCAACGTGGAAAAGCGCCACCGCTATGTATGGGATGCGATAAAGATACATATCACCGATGGCCCCTTCTACATCGGCATCACTGGAGACCTGCCGCAGCCCGTAATTGTCAAGAAAAACTTCCGCAACGTCCCGGATTTTGGGATTCTCGGCCCATGGGCTGTGGGCGGTCCGGGTAATACCAACCCTGAACAATACTTCATAAAGCAGTAA
- a CDS encoding ROK family transcriptional regulator, translating into MGVRIRATSAPHRSTYAYIIERLANSSMEKYLGDSTFLVKRRNRALILEIILKRGPISRVQISDITHLSRAAVSTLTAELIECGLIHEVPQVASEERRGAGRIPTMLDIRQGLGGVIAIDIARDRVAGAFINLKGGIDEEIVHEVQDPRELPQVADLVRQLIATLRTNASERGKLPLGIGVSLPGIIHRETGILEYSSTLGWENVNLMNIFAKDSDIPVMIDRNARAMVLAEHTFGAGQGFSNLALIYVGTGIGCGLMLNGEIFAGSTSRAGELGHTHVVDGGRRCFCGGSGCLETVASGRAIAELAIEEIEKGNKSLIGNLAGGDLSNITAETVAKAANEGDRLALEIFENAGTHLGNAIANLMGIIDTRLIILAGGVMNAGDLLLKPIRNIITARTLRGGEPPEIRVSAFGDKIGVIGAGALALKELVYSPKLILPGDIDLEAAQIKSAFISYNRNF; encoded by the coding sequence GTGGGTGTCCGCATAAGAGCGACATCCGCTCCGCACAGATCGACATACGCATACATAATAGAAAGGCTGGCGAATTCATCAATGGAGAAATACCTTGGGGATAGCACCTTCTTGGTCAAGCGACGCAATCGCGCCTTGATCCTTGAGATAATCCTGAAACGCGGCCCCATTTCACGCGTTCAGATCTCCGACATAACTCATCTGAGCCGCGCGGCTGTGAGCACACTTACCGCCGAACTCATCGAATGTGGATTGATTCATGAGGTACCTCAGGTTGCTTCTGAAGAAAGGCGAGGCGCGGGTCGAATACCTACCATGCTTGATATCCGCCAGGGACTTGGTGGCGTTATAGCCATTGACATTGCGCGGGATCGTGTTGCCGGAGCTTTCATAAACCTAAAAGGAGGCATTGATGAGGAAATAGTTCATGAGGTTCAAGACCCACGCGAGCTGCCGCAAGTGGCGGACCTTGTCCGGCAATTAATAGCAACGCTCAGAACTAACGCCTCTGAAAGGGGCAAGCTTCCCCTCGGCATAGGAGTATCTTTGCCGGGAATAATCCATCGAGAGACCGGCATCCTAGAATATTCATCCACCCTGGGATGGGAAAATGTTAATTTGATGAATATCTTCGCCAAAGACTCCGATATTCCGGTAATGATTGACAGAAACGCTAGGGCAATGGTCCTGGCGGAACATACATTTGGGGCAGGACAGGGATTCAGCAACCTTGCTCTGATATACGTGGGGACCGGAATTGGCTGCGGCCTTATGCTGAACGGGGAAATCTTCGCGGGCAGCACCAGCAGGGCTGGAGAATTAGGACATACTCATGTGGTAGATGGAGGTAGACGATGCTTTTGTGGCGGCAGTGGGTGCCTTGAGACCGTCGCCTCCGGCCGGGCCATTGCAGAACTCGCCATCGAAGAGATCGAGAAAGGAAATAAGTCATTGATAGGCAACCTCGCAGGCGGCGATCTCAGCAATATCACCGCAGAAACAGTGGCAAAAGCAGCCAACGAGGGGGACCGGCTGGCGCTCGAGATATTCGAGAACGCAGGAACCCACCTCGGAAATGCTATAGCTAATCTTATGGGCATCATTGACACGAGGCTCATAATCCTCGCGGGCGGCGTGATGAACGCAGGTGACCTGCTCCTAAAGCCCATAAGGAACATCATAACAGCCAGGACTCTTAGAGGCGGCGAGCCCCCAGAGATCAGGGTCAGCGCATTCGGAGACAAAATCGGCGTGATCGGAGCAGGGGCGCTAGCCTTGAAGGAACTTGTTTACTCGCCGAAACTCATCCTGCCGGGAGATATTGACCTGGAGGCAGCGCAGATCAAGTCTGCATTTATCAGCTATAACCGCAATTTCTAA
- a CDS encoding exoribonuclease R → MLPELRFTEARGRFSAIFDNVWSLLQPTVVVRRRKHEDILMLRRDLQQNIILSAYRFPVKITRESDKSYTLTIDALELWANAETLEAAVAQLVADLKEYALSYANNAQLYLNSPNRRQHFPYVLRILMCDSDKEIEHLLELENAS, encoded by the coding sequence ATGTTACCGGAGCTACGGTTCACAGAGGCCCGCGGGAGATTCAGCGCCATCTTTGATAATGTCTGGAGCTTACTCCAACCAACGGTGGTCGTCCGACGCAGAAAGCATGAGGATATATTGATGCTGCGTCGGGACTTGCAGCAAAACATCATTCTGTCAGCATACCGCTTCCCGGTCAAGATAACCCGGGAATCCGATAAATCTTATACCCTAACCATAGACGCCTTAGAATTATGGGCCAACGCTGAGACATTAGAAGCCGCAGTTGCGCAGCTTGTGGCCGATTTAAAGGAATATGCTTTAAGCTATGCAAATAACGCCCAGCTGTACCTAAATTCGCCTAACCGCCGCCAGCATTTCCCGTATGTATTGCGGATTCTCATGTGCGATTCAGATAAGGAAATAGAACACCTCCTGGAGTTGGAGAATGCCTCCTAG
- a CDS encoding glycyl-radical enzyme activating protein yields MNQVYDGVPNNTKPSPTGRIFDIQRFSLHDGPGIRTTVFFKGCPLRCLWCHNPESIDPKPELAFYDNKCIGCGRCVAACPTGALRDDPEKGRVYDRELCRSCWTCARNCPNQALVVQGREYTVEDVVREVISDLPFYKTSGGGVTLSGGEPTLQFDFCLALLQALEEKGLHTALDTSGFVAWEKLAQLLPFVNLLLYDLKQMDPEEHLRLTGVPNGRIIENLHRINEFNKPVEIRVPIIPGYTDSDENILAIGCLVREFTCVKRVKLLAYHKLGMSKPWKFNQRRGLPEVEPPGKQRMDELRDLMASLIGRERVYM; encoded by the coding sequence ATGAATCAAGTATATGACGGCGTTCCTAACAACACAAAACCTTCGCCGACTGGGCGTATTTTCGATATTCAGCGGTTTTCTCTTCATGACGGGCCTGGTATCAGGACTACCGTGTTTTTTAAGGGCTGCCCTTTACGTTGCTTGTGGTGTCATAATCCGGAGTCGATCGATCCCAAGCCTGAGCTGGCCTTTTATGACAATAAGTGTATCGGGTGCGGGCGATGCGTAGCGGCGTGCCCAACAGGGGCTCTTAGGGATGATCCGGAAAAGGGAAGGGTCTATGACAGGGAGCTATGTCGCTCATGCTGGACGTGCGCAAGGAATTGTCCAAATCAGGCCCTTGTGGTGCAGGGCCGGGAATATACGGTTGAGGATGTCGTAAGAGAGGTGATTTCCGACCTTCCTTTCTATAAGACATCCGGTGGCGGGGTTACCCTCTCCGGTGGCGAACCTACCCTCCAGTTTGATTTTTGTCTTGCTCTGCTACAAGCCCTCGAGGAGAAAGGGCTCCATACCGCCCTCGATACCTCGGGTTTTGTGGCCTGGGAGAAACTCGCGCAGCTTCTCCCTTTTGTAAATCTTTTGCTATATGATCTCAAGCAAATGGATCCAGAAGAGCATCTCAGGCTGACTGGCGTTCCAAATGGCAGGATTATCGAGAACCTTCATAGAATCAACGAGTTTAATAAGCCTGTGGAGATAAGGGTCCCTATCATACCAGGTTACACCGACTCAGACGAGAATATATTAGCTATCGGCTGTCTTGTCAGGGAGTTTACGTGTGTCAAGAGGGTGAAGCTCCTGGCATATCATAAGCTTGGGATGAGCAAGCCATGGAAGTTCAATCAACGAAGGGGGCTGCCGGAGGTGGAGCCGCCAGGCAAACAGCGAATGGATGAATTGAGGGACCTCATGGCGAGTCTGATTGGCAGAGAGCGGGTGTACATGTAA
- a CDS encoding formate acetyltransferase, protein MTYQERIEALRATKLEQTREKQQVIGSMDHDDWGLILPPPDKREIVQTVSSSGMPITDVLLKDFKPVSNHPSGGFFGPKACGENFRRLLEVHPTYIDPISSLLGGYMVNFMSYRKPHWNPDFDYSHLRENQKKYQLVSGIGATQHFCQDMAIGFELGWGGLLDKIRHYRKVNEAQSAGPCDGSQPSGSYDECRSAEFYDGLEDIVLGVQNWIKRHVEEARRMAEKEENPQFKENLNAMADMNERLITDPPRTFREACQWTLWYLIIARMYNGSGSLGRLDVLLYPYYKRDMEAGILTDEGAIFHIACLLLRDTAYLQLGGYDAAGNDATNPVSFLILEAAHRLRIPANIGVCVGNGVDPDLMRKGVEILINDKTGIPKFLGTDPTVEGFAKNGYPMELARERAYAGCHWYGIPGREYTLMDCVKINFATVFDVALREMMADASVTPSVDELWARFIKHLGIAVDTIARGLDFHLEHMHEVFPELVLDLCCYGPIEKGLDASHGGVEFYNMCLDGAALATVADSFAAIEQRVEKERLLTWQELMHYLDTDWAGPDGEQLRLMMKNIPRYGSGGSRADEYAVRISQAFTRLVKENSTPAGYNMIPGLFSWANTIPMGKNLGATPNGRHAGDPISHGANPDPGFRKDGAATAMAVAIASVQPGYGNAAPMQIEIDPAISNEEGAVDVVSSLIKTHFDLGGTMVNINVMDAEKVLEAHKDPGKYSDLVVRVTGFSAYFSSLSPEFRQLVVDRIIGMSA, encoded by the coding sequence ATGACTTATCAGGAGCGCATCGAGGCGCTTCGCGCCACGAAGTTGGAACAAACAAGGGAGAAACAGCAGGTTATCGGATCCATGGATCATGATGACTGGGGCCTTATACTTCCGCCTCCGGACAAAAGGGAAATCGTCCAGACTGTGAGCTCTTCCGGGATGCCCATTACCGATGTGCTGCTGAAGGATTTCAAGCCTGTGAGCAACCATCCCAGTGGAGGGTTTTTCGGGCCGAAAGCATGTGGCGAGAATTTCAGGAGGCTCCTGGAGGTGCACCCAACCTATATAGATCCTATAAGCTCGCTCCTGGGCGGCTATATGGTTAACTTCATGTCCTACCGCAAGCCTCATTGGAATCCAGATTTCGATTATTCGCATCTACGTGAAAATCAGAAGAAATATCAGCTTGTCAGCGGAATAGGCGCTACTCAGCACTTCTGTCAGGATATGGCCATCGGTTTTGAATTAGGTTGGGGAGGCCTTCTGGATAAGATTAGACATTATCGGAAGGTCAATGAGGCCCAATCTGCCGGGCCCTGCGATGGGTCTCAGCCTTCAGGGTCCTATGACGAATGTCGGTCCGCAGAGTTCTATGACGGGCTGGAAGATATAGTCCTCGGCGTGCAGAACTGGATCAAGCGCCATGTCGAAGAGGCGCGCCGTATGGCTGAAAAGGAAGAAAACCCGCAATTCAAAGAGAATCTGAACGCCATGGCAGATATGAATGAACGTCTCATAACAGATCCGCCCCGTACATTTAGGGAAGCGTGCCAGTGGACACTCTGGTATCTCATAATTGCGCGTATGTACAACGGCAGCGGTTCGCTTGGGCGGCTCGACGTGCTCCTTTACCCCTATTATAAGCGCGATATGGAGGCAGGCATACTCACAGATGAAGGGGCGATATTCCATATAGCATGCCTTTTGCTGAGGGATACGGCATACCTCCAGCTCGGAGGGTATGACGCAGCTGGCAACGATGCGACGAACCCGGTTTCGTTCCTGATATTGGAGGCTGCCCACCGGTTGCGGATTCCGGCCAATATCGGCGTATGTGTCGGAAACGGAGTAGATCCCGACCTCATGCGTAAAGGCGTGGAGATCCTCATCAATGATAAGACTGGGATTCCTAAGTTTTTGGGGACTGATCCTACCGTTGAGGGATTTGCAAAGAATGGCTACCCGATGGAGCTTGCCCGCGAGCGTGCTTATGCTGGTTGCCACTGGTATGGCATCCCGGGACGTGAATATACATTAATGGATTGCGTCAAGATCAACTTTGCCACGGTATTTGATGTGGCACTACGCGAGATGATGGCAGACGCCAGCGTCACCCCAAGCGTGGATGAATTGTGGGCGCGCTTCATCAAACACCTCGGGATTGCTGTGGATACCATAGCCAGAGGCCTTGACTTCCATCTTGAGCACATGCATGAAGTATTCCCCGAATTAGTACTTGATCTATGCTGTTACGGGCCTATTGAGAAAGGGCTTGACGCTTCTCATGGTGGGGTTGAATTCTATAACATGTGTCTGGATGGGGCGGCCCTCGCTACAGTAGCTGATTCCTTTGCTGCCATAGAACAGCGTGTTGAAAAAGAAAGGCTACTGACATGGCAAGAATTGATGCATTATCTGGATACTGACTGGGCGGGGCCTGATGGGGAGCAACTGAGGCTCATGATGAAGAATATCCCGCGATACGGAAGCGGCGGCTCCCGTGCTGATGAATATGCAGTGCGCATCTCACAGGCTTTTACCAGGCTTGTGAAAGAGAACTCCACCCCGGCCGGATACAATATGATCCCGGGTCTATTTTCCTGGGCAAACACCATTCCCATGGGCAAGAACCTGGGCGCCACGCCCAATGGACGACATGCCGGCGACCCGATTTCACACGGGGCCAACCCTGACCCCGGTTTCCGGAAGGATGGAGCTGCTACCGCCATGGCTGTGGCTATAGCGTCTGTACAGCCTGGGTATGGCAACGCAGCGCCTATGCAGATAGAGATAGATCCTGCGATTTCAAATGAGGAAGGAGCCGTCGATGTCGTATCTAGTCTCATAAAGACCCATTTTGATCTAGGCGGGACCATGGTGAATATAAACGTAATGGATGCAGAGAAGGTGCTGGAGGCGCATAAGGATCCTGGCAAATATTCTGACCTTGTTGTGCGGGTGACAGGCTTCAGCGCATACTTCAGCAGTCTGTCGCCAGAATTTCGCCAGTTGGTTGTGGATAGGATCATCGGCATGTCTGCATAG
- a CDS encoding glycosidase, which yields MIKLRRITTRPILSPIQDHEWEGAAVFNCAAVYDRGLFHLLYRGMNRDYSGVGGKFISSIGYAVSTDGFNFLRLDRPVLVGEGEQEGSGVEDPRVTRLGDTYYMFYTAYGARYADDYRISLATSQNLISWKKHGIMLDEPNKDAALLPEKIGGRYVMFHRRPPAIWVAYSEDLKNWTDHRKIMDIRPGWESRKVGIAGPPMKRDDGWLLFYHAVDENWVYRLGVALLDLEDPTKVIARQNEPVLEPELAWEKEGLVPNVVFSCGHVDVGDEYYVYYAGADHHIGVAAVAKKDVKFEREAGEESQLIAV from the coding sequence GTGATTAAGCTGAGGAGAATCACCACAAGACCGATTTTGAGCCCCATTCAGGATCATGAATGGGAAGGGGCGGCAGTATTCAACTGCGCTGCTGTCTATGACCGGGGACTTTTTCACCTGTTATATCGTGGAATGAATCGTGATTACAGTGGTGTCGGCGGGAAGTTCATTTCTAGTATTGGATATGCGGTCAGCACAGATGGATTCAATTTCTTGAGGTTGGATCGTCCTGTCCTGGTCGGGGAGGGCGAGCAGGAAGGTTCGGGGGTTGAAGACCCACGCGTCACCAGACTCGGCGACACTTATTACATGTTCTACACAGCATATGGGGCAAGGTACGCGGATGACTACCGGATTTCCCTTGCTACCAGTCAGAACCTGATCTCATGGAAAAAGCACGGGATCATGTTGGACGAACCCAACAAGGATGCGGCGCTTCTGCCGGAAAAGATAGGTGGGCGCTATGTCATGTTTCATCGTAGGCCTCCAGCCATTTGGGTCGCGTATTCTGAGGATCTGAAGAATTGGACTGATCACCGGAAGATAATGGATATCCGTCCTGGCTGGGAATCCAGAAAGGTAGGTATCGCAGGGCCTCCAATGAAGAGGGATGATGGCTGGCTGCTATTTTACCATGCGGTGGACGAAAATTGGGTTTACCGCCTTGGAGTGGCGCTCTTGGATCTTGAGGATCCGACAAAGGTAATCGCCCGGCAGAATGAGCCGGTCCTAGAACCTGAATTGGCATGGGAGAAGGAGGGGCTTGTTCCTAATGTGGTCTTCAGCTGCGGACATGTTGATGTAGGAGACGAATATTATGTCTACTACGCCGGAGCAGATCATCACATCGGAGTAGCGGCGGTTGCCAAGAAGGATGTCAAGTTCGAGAGAGAAGCCGGCGAAGAGAGCCAGTTGATTGCAGTCTAG
- a CDS encoding AbrB/MazE/SpoVT family DNA-binding domain-containing protein, translated as MIVKVQRWGNSLALRIPKSFASEVNLEPGSRVNLSLRGRRIVISPISQEYSMEELVSRINESNVHREISTGDPMGKELW; from the coding sequence ATGATCGTTAAGGTTCAAAGATGGGGGAATAGTCTGGCATTGCGCATCCCAAAGTCTTTCGCTTCGGAAGTCAATCTTGAACCGGGTTCCCGAGTCAACCTTTCTCTCAGAGGCCGAAGAATTGTGATCAGCCCCATATCCCAAGAATATTCTATGGAAGAACTTGTCTCACGCATAAATGAATCAAATGTACATAGGGAGATATCAACTGGTGACCCTATGGGGAAGGAATTGTGGTAA
- the mazF gene encoding endoribonuclease MazF: MRGTYIPDRGHVVWLTFDPQAGHEQAGRRPAVVISPRPYNEVTSLGIFCPITSQVKGYPFEVLIPEGLTVSGVILCDQIKSLDWRVRNATYLCELPGATVADVLAKLKALVS, translated from the coding sequence ATGCGCGGCACCTACATTCCTGACCGGGGCCATGTGGTATGGCTCACTTTTGATCCGCAAGCAGGGCATGAACAAGCTGGAAGGAGACCCGCTGTCGTCATATCCCCGCGCCCATATAATGAAGTGACCAGTCTTGGAATCTTTTGTCCGATCACATCGCAAGTAAAAGGATATCCATTTGAAGTCTTGATTCCAGAAGGGCTGACGGTAAGTGGCGTAATTCTATGTGATCAGATTAAAAGCCTGGACTGGCGGGTCAGAAATGCAACATATCTTTGTGAGTTGCCGGGGGCGACGGTTGCCGATGTCCTTGCGAAATTGAAGGCGCTGGTTTCTTGA
- a CDS encoding MFS transporter: MHFRRLDLARLRLRLSFSKARDRNRPRTRRALLEENIRYNIYNGVAALVSVNLVIPFLGIFGLRVGATNTEIGLITSLPAMISLVSALPAAFLVDRCSNHKHFTVALILLTRFLYTPLALIPFFPSRWQPILLLAVVTIMTIPQAFLSVAWQSIIGSAIPPEVRSDAFAERSIWMTLSGTVSVLLGGWIMDHIAYPVGYQVAFVASFLAGIAEAYFLNRLVIPLDGPDSSQEKGAQQKASREHDGKPQPAQKPWAGAANEWRRVRGDRPYFWFLLATLYFHFAWMGAWPLFTIYRVEFLHANNVWMSLATVASSIGSVVTYRWWSRLSKRKGYSTALIWSSAGIAMLPAAWIFVKDLWFATLMDFVGGAATAGIGLGLLNRLLEVASDDHRATDVAYFNMAVQLAATTGPMLWTFGYERLGWGVSMGITAIARALSVAGYWLAANAASHEVSETSA; this comes from the coding sequence TTGCACTTTAGGCGTCTAGATCTGGCGCGTCTTAGATTACGCCTCTCTTTCTCCAAAGCGCGGGATAGGAATAGGCCAAGAACCAGGCGGGCACTGCTGGAGGAAAACATCCGTTATAACATTTATAATGGAGTCGCCGCCCTGGTTTCGGTGAATTTGGTCATTCCCTTTCTCGGCATCTTCGGCCTGCGGGTTGGGGCCACAAACACGGAAATAGGCCTCATTACTTCTCTTCCGGCCATGATCAGCCTGGTTTCGGCCCTGCCGGCAGCGTTTTTAGTAGACAGGTGTTCAAACCACAAGCATTTCACTGTGGCATTGATCCTGCTTACGCGTTTCCTATATACGCCTCTCGCACTGATCCCTTTTTTCCCGTCAAGATGGCAACCTATACTGTTGCTGGCGGTGGTCACCATCATGACAATTCCGCAGGCATTCCTCAGCGTAGCGTGGCAGAGCATCATAGGATCCGCTATTCCTCCCGAGGTTAGGTCTGATGCCTTTGCTGAACGTAGCATCTGGATGACCCTCAGCGGCACGGTTTCAGTGCTCCTTGGGGGATGGATCATGGATCATATTGCCTATCCGGTCGGGTATCAGGTCGCCTTTGTCGCATCTTTCCTCGCTGGAATTGCCGAGGCATATTTCCTGAATCGTCTGGTCATCCCGCTGGATGGGCCTGATAGTTCACAGGAAAAAGGTGCGCAACAGAAGGCCAGTCGCGAGCATGACGGGAAACCGCAGCCAGCGCAGAAGCCCTGGGCCGGCGCTGCCAATGAATGGCGCAGGGTGCGGGGTGATCGTCCATATTTTTGGTTCCTCCTGGCAACCCTATATTTCCATTTCGCATGGATGGGAGCATGGCCGTTATTCACTATCTATCGTGTAGAATTCCTTCACGCCAACAATGTCTGGATGAGCCTGGCCACGGTGGCAAGCTCTATAGGCTCTGTTGTCACCTATCGTTGGTGGTCCAGGTTGAGCAAACGCAAAGGATACAGCACGGCGCTCATATGGAGTTCAGCCGGGATCGCCATGCTACCTGCGGCATGGATCTTCGTGAAGGATCTCTGGTTTGCTACCCTTATGGATTTCGTTGGCGGGGCGGCTACTGCCGGCATCGGGCTTGGTCTTTTAAACCGTCTCCTGGAGGTTGCATCCGATGATCATCGGGCTACAGATGTAGCATATTTTAACATGGCCGTCCAACTCGCGGCGACTACCGGGCCAATGCTGTGGACATTCGGTTATGAACGCCTGGGCTGGGGGGTTTCAATGGGCATAACAGCCATAGCAAGAGCCCTTTCTGTGGCAGGATACTGGCTCGCCGCGAACGCCGCATCCCACGAAGTCAGCGAGACCTCAGCATAG